ATGTGATTTAGGTCACTGGGAGATTTCTTTCACTGTTACAACCCTGTGTCTGAAAAGGAAGTACTATGTCATTTAGTTCATTAGGTATGGAATACTAATTGATTAAAATCCTCATTTTAAAGTGAGCAAGAGTGAATTTAGAAACACTTCTGTAGAGCTCTGTCTCTTGGAGGCAGTGTAAGCAGACCCATGGGGGGCCCTGGCAAGAGGCTCTCAGTCTGACAGCACCCTTAGTGCACAAACAGGGTGGTGGCTCCAGCTTTGTGCTGGCTCTCCGAGGTGACCCAGTTACCTAAACTGGACCCTCATGGATATTGAAGTAGAGTAGTGCAGTGGTGAGTGAGCATAAACAGCTCTGCTATGGGTAGCTTGTAGGTGTTTGCTTGGGTTGTAGGGATTGTGTTACCAGCTCTAGCTACTAacactgcttttttcttcttctgccagGGTCACATTAAAGGCTACATATCCCATCAGCATCAGAAGCTTGTGGTCAGCAAGCAGAACCCATTTCCTCCACTGTCAACAGTGTGTTGTTGAGTACTGCATCTTAGCTATGCAAATACTCTTCAGATGCTCAGCTTGCCCAGTGGATCTGCTTCCAGTGACCCCAAGAACACTGTCAATGGTCTGGTTCATGTCCAGGACTGAAATACCAGGAACGGTTTGTGGCTCCTTTCCCAGAATGGCCAAGGCTGCCAGGGTTACAAAGTGCATTGACATGAAATGTTGATTTTGAAATGGTAGTTTCCACAGGCTTTCTAGATCATTCAGAGTATCTcatgaagaaataaagcaaagcattccaaattccttcccaacTACTTAAAAGCTTTTATAAAGTACTTCATGTTACTATTTCTGTGTTTATCCTTCAGAGAGAAGTATCTGCCTTTGTTACTTGTGTTGATCCATTCTGCAGAGTGGAAGTAATGTTTTCCTACATGGTTTCCAATGTTTTTTAAGTCTCAGTAATTTTGCTGGTATTAAATACTCTCTTCAAACTGTCtctgaaaaatacagaagtgtTTGACACCAAAAGCTTTACTGTGTCAGTAATACTTATGGGTTTGAGTATATCTGTGGGTTGGTGCCCACAGATGGCTTTGGGATTAAATTCTGGTcatattttgtttaatttttgttatgATGAACAAAATctcatctgttttattttgcttctggGGAAAACACTACCACTGGATCCAGTATTTTAAGTGTTACTATCCTgggggttggttggtttgtttgtttgggggtggTACAATATAACTTTGTCCAGACTGATGAGATTttagtttgggggttttaaaattatttttaaaacaaataaaacacttattttttgttgtctttgacagttgggttttattttaccCTCTAACTGATATGGGCATCATTCATAAGGGTAAACATAAATTCCATGTATGAGGGGAATCACTTTTTAGTGTGATGAAAATGTCAAGTGCTACCTCAACAAAGACATTTAAAAGCTTGACAATCCCCATGTCTTTTAAGTTTTACTTGTATGGATCCTGAAATAAGAATATAAATTTGCTGAATCAAACCTCAGGGTACTAGCAACAtttgaaatcacagaaaaatattcaacaTGTTTTGAGGTTTAGGATGAACAGTTCTcggaaatttaaaattaaatcagtttttAGTTCAATAACTATGTTGCTGTATCATGACTCACAGTACTGTGtgtcagcagaaggaaagaCAAACAGGCTTTTCTGTATAAACTGGAGTTAAGTACATGTCATTGTTGCAGCTTCCATTGCTGCAAATAGTAGTAGAGTCAAATGGGGGTACTGGCTACCTCCATGTGTTTCCTTGCAATGACTGGGAGGGGCTTGGTGCTTGAGAGTTGGTTGTGTTTGTGCcttactttattttttgtttaaccCATACCATATACCTTGCAGTGTTGGTGAAAAGCAGTGTTTCCCAGTCAGTGTCTTCCCGTGGCCAGGATCCCAGGATACCAGTCAGAAACCACGTGCCCTTGTACTCAGTAACCAAAAAGCTTCCTCCAACCAGGTGTTTCTCTCCAGCCTCCTGGAAGTGCCCACAGAACTGCCTGTTTGTGAGGCTGATGTTGAGTATTCGCTTGCAGTCCTCAGCAGGCAGGCATGAAACCTGCAGCTCTTCGCCTTGAAGTTCATCACCCACCATTCTCCAGCCGCTGACTGTAGCAGCCAGTTTTGGAATTAAAACGTGTTCTGCAAAGTCTCTCTCAGGGGTGCACACAGGAAGGTGGAAGCTGTCACACTCAACATGCTCTTGAAGTTGTAGTAATGCAATGTTGTTCTCACCAGTGTCTTCCTCATACCGGATGTGGATGTGCTTCTCCCTAATTTGCATTATCTTCCCAGTTCCACTTGTTCCATTAGGCCCTGTGGAGCAATGACATTTGACTGCCCTTAGGAATAGTTTATCAGAGACCTGAAAGCTGCGTGAGAGCTGCCTGGTCATGCTGAGAAACACGTGCAGCAGAGGAGCTAAAGGCATACTTCCTCTGCAGTAAAGGGAAACAAGCAATGATACACTGGCAGCTTTTTAATGCTGGTAGGAgcacaaatattttcagcagTAAGGATGAATATCCAGCACTGATGTGGATTTTGGCATGAAACAAGTCACCACTAAATCCACCATGTTTAGCTGATGGCTGTGTGCTGAGTTCTGAGCTGTGCTCAAGAGGCACTTACCTCTGCTTGCCTTGTAAAGGGGAATGTGGGGTAGCTGTAGTTCTAGCTCAGATACTCGACTGAGGTGCTTAAATGAAATAACATAATGTTTGTTTCCTTCAACAATATTTTTATGCAGCAAGAAGTTTAgtaagcttttttaaaatttagcttGTCAATACTGAAATGTGCTGCAGCAAGAAAAAATGTTGGATCACCTACCAGCACCAACCCTGATTTGAAAATGGCTGTGCAGAAGGGCACACTCTGCTGTGGTCAACACGAAGTTACTTTTTAGCAACACTCCTCCACAGAAGCCTTTCCCTTCTGGATTTAGCAGCAGTACctaggaaaatgcaaaaaaaccaaTAGATAACACTATCCATGTGAGGATAAAGTGATGGGTTTGATGAATTGCTAGGAATACCTGCCAAGGAAATCGCTCATCACTTTTCTTCCTGGTTTCACTTATTAAGTTATCACTGTCTTGAAGTCTGCCACATGCACATGCATctaacaaataattaaaa
The sequence above is a segment of the Haemorhous mexicanus isolate bHaeMex1 chromosome 2, bHaeMex1.pri, whole genome shotgun sequence genome. Coding sequences within it:
- the PROZ gene encoding vitamin K-dependent protein Z; the protein is MARCSWIIFFLLSALFLQTEQAVFISAHDANSVIKRQRRASSILLEEVLQGSLERECLEERCTHEEAREVFENDEMLKMFWEVYYGGRRCSSSPCQHNGVCEDSIRGYTCTCAEGYEGENCAFAKNECHHQAKVGCDHFCYPGRDSYRCSCADGYKLGKDKKQCIALDACACGRLQDSDNLISETRKKSDERFPWQVLLLNPEGKGFCGGVLLKSNFVLTTAECALLHSHFQIRVGAGPNGTSGTGKIMQIREKHIHIRYEEDTGENNIALLQLQEHVECDSFHLPVCTPERDFAEHVLIPKLAATVSGWRMVGDELQGEELQVSCLPAEDCKRILNISLTNRQFCGHFQEAGEKHLVGGSFLVTEYKGTWFLTGILGSWPREDTDWETLLFTNTARYMVWVKQKIK